Genomic segment of Cervus elaphus chromosome 15, mCerEla1.1, whole genome shotgun sequence:
CAAATTGCAGGGTAAATGTACAAGACCCCTATCATTGCCAAAGAATTTTACAAACCACTGTAGCTTCAAATTTCAGGAAAGGATACAGTCACTCTAGGGTGATAGTTTCGAGGTGGCCAAGGATCCCTCCTGCTTACTTTGGTGACCTGTGGTTTACCAGTACATCGTCCCTGATCCTTTTTACCAGGAATGTACACACAGAACGACCCTTTGTTGATGTCTCTTTATCATAAGCAAGGTTGCCATTTACAGTTTTAATGTTTGCATCATCTCCTGAGCATCCCCAAACCACTGTTGTAAATGCCTTTTAAGGTTGGGATGGTCTCTGTCCACCTCGCTGATGCTGTTTTCAGCCTCCACATGCTGTACTGCATTGTTCCAGGTTAGAGATAAGTGGGTACTAACCATGTGTCTCCAGTATGCCTTAGTTGTGAGGACACCACGTCCACCAGCCAGAATGCTGAGAAATAGCTAACACCAACAGGCGACTGGTTGTCTGCTTTGTCCTTGGGGACTAGCCACATTGCCATGGTCATTGCTTCAGAGCTGATTGTATGACCCTTTGGAAGATCTTACATTAGTCAGgggtaaataaaatattaaatcactattaAATTATTGAGAGATGTGGGATAGCAGGAGATCCAAGTTTCACAACCATAAAGGAAGTTTAGTATCATCTGTAGATTAATCATTATTCAGTTTTTTATTCTCTCTGAGCATCGCTTTAGAAGAAAGTGCCTCCTCTGTTTTTCTTGAGAGCACTCTGTAGTTTTACTGGGCACACACTCCTTGATTTCAAGAATCTCAAGGCATGTTGTTAACTCCGAACACCAAATCCTGCTTCCAGAGCACTGCCGCAGGCATGAAGCAGTTCCAGAAGATTTTCACAGACTTTACCatttatctcttcattcttttctacaATAAGATGCCAAGATATTTCTTAATCCTTCTCATAGATCTTTGTCAACCTTTTCCCCCCTTTCTTGTATTGCTAAAGTGTACTTAGGATATCTTCTTTGATGCATTGAAAAGGCAGTTAATATCCCACTTATTTGTACCTATCTCAGAAACATCAGGAACACAGCCAAGagccaaaaacagaaataaaggacTCTGAGCAGTTGAAGTTGTCAAGAAATCTATGTGGTTTACTTACAAACTCTTCCTCTAGCCTTCATTCAGAGCATGTTTATTTTCACTTAAGGTACCAGTCTAGCACTTGAGATTTGGATTCTCAGCTAGTGAGCAGAAGTACTCAACTGAAGGTGAAAATGAGACTCTCAAACACAGGTGCTCTTTGGAAGCCAGTCGGaagaaagatttttaataaaatacagaCTGCAACTGTGACTTTTTTGTATTTAGGCAGTAGATTTACCTACTTGAGTGGCTCCCAAACCAATATATTTCAGTTcagcataataaaaagaataGCCAAACTTCAATATTAATGTACATGGTAATGACCCTTGAGTcatgaagaaagaataaattatgTTCAGAGGAagagaccattttttaaagacttccaccaaaaatacttaaaatttttaatgtttgttgcTTGAAGGATAAACTTTGATTATCTAGAAAATCCACTTTGTGGGGTTGTAAGAAAGTATTAATATACATTTCTGTTCTCTGAGTTATTTTCACTGAAGCATGTTTAATGTGACTGGCTGACAATAATGGTAACTGGTATTTGTGTAAACTTTGTAGGTTTTCTTTTGCAACTATCTTAAGTGGTCGATGGGGGAGGTGCTCTGCTAAGATCTAAAATGGTTCAATGTTTTggccaaagtcacacaactagcAAAGGGTAGACTACTCTCCAGTGTCTCCCAGTACTGTATCCTATAACACATAGTAACAGCAGTTAGTAACACTAGATGGACCTGGACACCAGGGACCTCCTGGGGAGAGTCCTTCAGCAGGGACCTCCTGACTTCCCCGTGAGCTGCAAAGTCTGCAGCTTGCAGGAGGAGTTTGTTAAGTCCCTGTATATATCTCATTGAGTCCGAGAGTTGAAAATGATTTTGCAGTCACTTACCCAAGGGTGTCACAGGTGTCTCCCCTGCTCTAAAGGAAGGGAGGAGCTTCTTCCTGCTGACCTTTAAGATATTTCCTCTCTTAAACCTTTTACTGAAGGATGGTATACAGATAGAAAAATACACATATCATAAGTATCCTGTTCAGTAAGGTTATTTTCCAGTTGCTCTtggtctttccttctcttttgttaGATTTCGACCCTATGGCCAGCATGTACATGTTCACCAACCCAGTGCATCTGTTGTAATACTTCTATAATAATCTTTTTTCCCAGTTTATCCACAATTCAGTAATGAGTGTCACATTGAGGTAGGCATTTTCTAAGACATTTCTGGTTTTTCTAATTTGTAGTCTAATGCAGGCCTTTTCAGATACCCATGGTACCTCTGAAGAGAGCTTCTCTCTTACTAGTTACGATAATAAAAACACAGTATAACCCTTTTTTCTTGCAAAACAGTTTAAACCACAGATTTGATTAGTAGTTTCTtggtgctgttttgttttgtacttGGATGTGTTTCAGCTTTATTCACCACTTGGCCTTAAAAATCTCCATGAGTCGGAACAGAGAAAGTAAAATTGAGCGCCTGCTTTTTTATGCTTTGTGCTTTATATATGTTATCTAATATCTCACAACAACCCTTTGAAATACTGATACTTCAGTTCCagcttacagatgaggaaaccagggtacagagaggttaaatagttTGCCTGAGATCCTATAGCTAGTAAATGTCAGAGCCCGAAGTAGAATATCGGTTTTTCACATTCCACAATCTGTGCTCTTTCCACTAAAACCACACGGCTTCAGAGGCCAGAAGAAGTAAGAGACTGATGCAGACTGTCCAGGGCACACCTTTGTTTAAAGGCACCTCGTGACAGCAAGATAAAttcaaagatggaagaaaaaatagCTGAAAGAGACTatcaaacccactccagtattcttgtctggagaatcccacgaacagaggagcctgatgggctacagtccacagggtcacaaaaagtcagacgcgactgaagcgacttagtacacaaGATACTATCAAACAACATCTGCTCAGCACACATTTATTCAGCTGCCCTTCGTACTTTGCTATGTTACGTAAAGAGTCAGATAATAGTCCCCTAAGGAattaggagagaaaagagagaggttGGGAAGTTGTATAAAGCTCCAGAAAACTGTAACACATCAACTGCGTGGGCCTAGTAAAAATTCCAACATCCAGAAACAGAAAGCAGCCCTTGAAAACACTTGGCTATCTAAGTGGAAATTGCCTTTAACCTGTCCTCAACCTAGTATCATCCTTTCCTGCCCACAGTGTCCTGTTTAAACCCTAAGAGTTATCCTAGATGATTTACAGAAATGGTTGAAAAGGGTTCTTGAATGTAGGATTGGCTTCCTGTGGAttattctaaaatgtttattaaaggtCTAGGCAAATGTAACAGGTGGCACTTGATGCACCATAATACTACTACCTTGCATTGACAGCTTTATGGTTTACAATGTGATTTCGTATCTGTGTCCTCATTTAGAGGCTAGGAGTAAGAAATTGCTTGTCATTCATCTTTCAATATATCTGAAGTGTAAAATTATTGATCTCTATTCCTCCATGACTTATAGGGTCAGAAGGATTCCTGCATCACTGTTTGCAGAATTCTAAAGTCCAGCCAATTGGTCAAGCTGAGAAATCATGTTAAAACTATTCTTTCTCTAAGTATTTCTAAACCAAGACTTGCAATACAGTGTATCTGAATTTTTGTCCATGTTATGGACTTATGAACCAGTGATTATTTAACAGGAATGCCCAGgcctaaaacaaaaatgtatgttGGCCAATTGGAGTTAATAATGTggccaaaattttaatttttgaacttttcaatgatatttcttctttataagATAGAGATTATTTGTgaataatcactttaaaaattgtcactaaaaattgaaaatattatagGGTTGGCCTTATGTTTTCATTGAGTAGATGCTCCTAATCTATTGAATAAAATGTATATGGGCCCTGAGAAGTAGTTTTGGACAGAGAATAAAACATAAGTAACACTGATGAATTTCATAATGTAAAAATGGTTCTTTGGAGAATGACCATactgatttcttctttctctttgtctgTCTAGTGAGAACTCAGCAGAGGCAATAGCAGTACATTCTAACCATCAGTCGAAGTCCCCACTGGAGAAGTTTATGGTCAAACTGTGCACACATCATCAGAAGCAGTTCATTCGTGTTCTGAACGATCTGTACACTGAGTCTCAGCCCGCCTCCGAGGACCTGCAGTCTTCTGATTCTGGAACCATGGACGCCTCTACCTGCGATGCTGGCTGTGCCCAGCTCAGCACCAGACATACAGAAAAGGATGCTCTGTGTCTCAACATGAAGTCTTCTACTTCTGTAGACTTGCCCATAGACTCTGCAGGCTCCCACAGCCCTCCACATTTGACAGAGCAGGCCCTAAAGGAGCCTCCGCCTGAGACAAACTCTGTAGATGGAACAGAGAAGACTCTGACTGTTGTCCAAAAAGATTCCTCTGAACTTCCAACCACTAAACCTAATTCAATGGATAATTCCACTCTGGGATACCTCACTGCACCGAATTCTTCCTCATTAAACTTCCACCGCATCTCTAAGAACCTGGAGGGGCAGACCACTGAACAGGAGCAAGACACAGATGTGAAAATATGTGAAGATGGTAAAGACCATGTGCAGAGTGCAGCTTTAGTAGAAAATCTAATTGCAGTAAAAGCGGCAGCTGAAAATAATGAGGAGAGCAACAGCTGTATTGTTTCTCAAAGAAATTCATTCAAAGCTTTATCAGAAGAGGCTTGGGACTCAGGGTTTATCGGGAATTCACCTAGAACTGCTGACAAAGAGAATGCTTTACAGTGTAGCTCAAAAACACCTTTACGCCAGGACTTAGAGGCATGTGAACAAGATTCAAGGCCAAAGCAAGAGAACCATCTTCACTCcctaggaagaaataaaatgggtTACCATTTACAGCCCAGTGATAAGGGCCAGTTTGATCATTCCAAAGATGGTTGGTTAGCCCCCAGCCCCATGCCACCTGTACACAAAACATCAAATGGACACTCACGAACCAAGATGATATCCACCTCCATTAAGACAGCTCGGAAAAGTAAAAGGGCATCAGGGTTGAGGATAAACGATTATGATAACCAGTGTGATGTCGTTTATATCAGCCAGCCAATAACAGAATGCCACTTTGAGAATCAAAGATCGATATTATCTTCTCGGAAAACAGCCAGGAAGAGTACTCGAGGATACTTTTTCAATGGTGATTGCTGTGAGCTGCCAACCGTTCGCACGCTGGCCAAGAATTTACACTCCCAAGAAAAAGCGAGCTGCTCAACTGTGGCATCAGAGGCAGTGGTCACTCCCAAGCAGACCCTTGTCACGTCAGCACCTCAACCTACAGTAGAAGTAGAGCATCCCAGAGAAGACAAGCCTGAAGAACCTAGTAAAGAAACAACTCCTCTCactgaaggagacagagatgcaTCACCTGAAAAGGCATCTCAAGAGCCAGAGGTTTGCCCCGTGACGAATAATGCAAACCCGAGTGGCTCCCCCACATCAAAGGAAACAGCAGCCTGCAGTCCAGAGTGGCCCCTCCCTGCTCATCTTCCTGAAGAGGACCCACCAGAAGGCAGCTCCATGGTCTCAGCTCCCATGGGAAGTGAGATGTCTTCCCCTGGACGAGACCAGCAGCCAGTTGAACTGCTGAGTACAGAGGAGATGAGTGTACCCCGAGACTGTCCCCTGCTTCCCACCACAGAGAGCATTTCTGAGGGAGGCAGTGACGATGTTGCTCCCAGGCCTGGTTCCCCTCCTGAAacagcagagagagaagaaagccctCTGTGTTCAGAAAATCAAAGTCCTTCTGCGGTCTTGGATCCTCCCATGAGCCCAGGAAAGGCCGAGGAAGAGCCAAGTGTCGCTACTGAGGCTGAGACCGAAGACACTCAGGAGCTAGATACTGACCCACTCTCGAAGGAAAGCAGCACTTTGACAAATGAAAACCCCAGTGAaattgaggaaagtgaggcagcaGGTGGTACAGGAAAATTAGAGGGAGAGGATGGTGATGTCAAACATCCTTCAGAAAAAGATGCATGCGATCAAAACACTGAGTCACCTGAAGAGAATCTagacaagaagaaaaaaggtAGAAAATTACCTGAGGCCTCTGATAGGTGTCTCAGAAGTCAGCTTGCAGATTCTTCCTCTGCTGAGAGGTGCCTAAAAAATCAAAGTTCAGATTCTTCCTCTCCAAGTGCTGATGTCAAGGTTTCTAAAAGTTCTGGTGCAAAACGCTCTAAAAAAGAAGGGTACCCTGTTGGGACAACACCCGAGAGCCTCCTTACTGAAGGCTTCCATACAAAAGCTCCGGAAGACACTGAAAACCCAATTGTCAATGAAAGCACCCCTGAGAAAGAAAACATCCCTGAGAAAGACGCTGAGCAGGAGGTTGAAGTGGGTGGGGTGATCACCAGGCagacttttaaaaacatgctGGTGAAAGAAGTCAAGGGGGAAGAAGGAAGTATTTTCCCCAGCAGTGATCCCTTAGCCACAGTTGGCCAGCCCCTGCCTGGAGAGAAACTGGAAATCTATGTTGAGTCTAAATTAGGTGAGAACAGTACTCAAGAGCCCTCTGAAAGCATACCTTGTACTTTCCCAGAAGAATCACAGGGGAAGCCAGGACCTGTTCCTGCACAGGAGACGGAGGAGGCCGTGAATGAAATAGACAGTGCCGACAGTCAGCATAAAGATGGCGATAGTGATGACGTGCCGTCTAGCACGCTGGGATCATCAGGTAGTGGAAATGATGACACTGCAGTGCCCCCAAAATGGGCCCCAAGGCTTACAAGACTGACCTCCTCCACCTACAACCTAAGACACACTCATTCTCTGGACTCCTTGGATACTATAAAAGTGACTTCCGAAAAGGAAGCAGCACAAGGAAAcccaatcccaaaggaaaatgCAGCTTCCGAGAGTGGAGATCCCGTCGATGAGGGTGATGTGGACACCGTGGTGGACGAGCAGCCAAAGTTTGTGGAATGGTGTGCTGAGGAGGAGAACCAAGAGCTCATTGCCAACTTCAATGCCCAGTACATGAAAGTTCAGAAGGGCTGGATCCAGCTCGAGAAAGAAGCCCAGCCAACACCAAGGGCAAGGAACAAGTCTGATAAGCTGAAGGAGATTtggaaaagcaagaaaaggtcACGGAAATGTCGGGGTTCACTGGAGGTTCAGAAGTTTTCTCCTGTTCAGATGTTGTTTATGACAAACTTTAAATTATCTAATGTTTGCAAGTGGTTCTTAGAGACAACTGAAACCCGGTCTCTGGTCATTGTGAAGAAGCTCAATACTCGTCTTCCAGGTGACATCCCACCCGTCAAGCACCCTCTTCAGAAGTACCCTCCTTCCAGCCTGTACCCCAGTTCTCTACAGGCCGAACGCTTGAAAAAACACTTGAAGAAATTTCCCGGAGCTACTCCTGCCAAGAACAATTGGAAAACACAGAAGCTCTGGGCTAAATTTCGAGAGAATCCCGACCAAGTGGAGCCCGAGGATGGCAGTGACATGAGCCTCAGCCCCAGTCCTGAAGAGAGTGTAGAGGAGGTCAAGGAAGGTAGAAGCAGCCATCCTCCCACCAACTCACCGACCCCAGCCAGTACCCGCATCCTTAGAAAATACTCCAACATTCGAGGAAAGCTCAGAGCCCAGCAGCGTCTGATCAAGAACGAGAAAGTCGAAAGCCCATTTGGTCCAGCTGTGGAAAGCAAACAGAGTTGCAAGAGTGTGTGCATCAACCCTCTGATGTCCCCCAAGCTCGCCCTGCAAGTCGGTGCGGATGGCTTTCCCATTAAGCCCAAGAGCACCGATGGAACGAAGGCAAGGAAAGGGAAGCAGGTGCCTGAGGTCTTGCCAAAAGCAGAGGTTCAGAATAAACGCAAGAGGACAGAAGGCAGCAGCACTCAGGACAGGAAGGACAAGGGGCCTGCGATGAAGTCCAGCAAAGAAAGGCATGTTGATGGGTCCACCAGAATCTCCGCTGCCAAGAAGCCAGCCACAAGGGACAGAAGCAGCCAGCTGCCCAGAAAGACAGCTTCAAAAGAGAATAAAGTGAAGATCCCTAAAAAGTCACCTGGGAAGAGCTGCCCGCCCtccaggagagaaaaagagaatgcaAACAAAAGACCTACCCAGTCCTCTGCCTCGGATCCGGTGACAAAATCTGCAAAGCAAAAAGGGGCAGGTGAGTCCTCTTCCAGGCCACAGAAAGCCACAAATAGAAAGCAGAGCAGTGGAAAGACTCGGGCCAGACCCTCGACAAAAACCCCAGAGAACAGTGTGGCCCAGAGAAAGCGAAAGCTGAAGGCAAAGCTGGACTCTTCCCACAGCAAAAGAAGGCGGTTGGATGCAAAGTGATTCGCAGGGCAGTAGCCCAGAGTTGAAACTGTTCTATAGAAGTAACCCTTTATTTTGCATTAACTAAATCTGCTTTTATAAGCTTATCAAGCCTTTCAAATCTGCAGTTAATGGAGAACACCACAATTTAAGATGTCAAAAAGTGCGTCTCAGATGGAGAAGGGAACTTGCAGAGTCTTTCTCTGAGGCTGAGTAAGGGAAGTTATATATTATATTCTGGTTGTTCCTTGGGTTTTAAACTTGGAACCAagcagttttagtttttaaaagtacagtgccttatttatcctttttgtttttaaatttacaaaagcTAAAAAGCTGATCTATGTGATTAAAGGCTTGTATTTTATACTTGATGCACAAGCACTTGTACTGTAGCCAAGAAGACCACCATCATGCACATAAAAGTAGCTTTTCAGCAGCCACCCTGCAGTGTCAGTACACAAACAGATGCTCCTCTTTGCAAACCCCAGCAGTGAACTTCCCTCTGTCTTGTTTGTTCAAATGATATTTGAAAGCTAAACCAAATCATTTTTACAGTATGTGGAGAATGCAGAGggaatttatagttattataaaagatTAATACTTCTGttacccctttttaaaaattcatattcgTTGTTGGTCACTCATCTCTGGTCTTTTGTCATTTGAGGAAATATATTCTAAATTATGTGCCCATGGGACAAAAGGTGTGTCACAGGTGTTAATATTGATATATGAGCTCTGAAAATTATTCACACCCCCCAAACTATTTGCATTACTGATTCTTCCCATCCTTTTCATTTTTGATCTTGCACGCTTGCTAACACACTAATCAGGTTTTCATTCtactttgggagaaaaaaaaaaaaaagctagtatCTTTTTGCCATAATTTGACAATTGGGATAAGAGTGACcattctaattatttttcttgtcttgagTACTTCTGTATTCAAAGAAAGCCAAAATGTTATTTTCAGTAATAGGAAAGtttaaaagagtgtgtgtgtgttagggggtATTTGCATGTGGTTATAAAGCCACAAATGTCTCCCATTTCCCCAGTTCTACAGTAAAATTCTTTCTTCTCCATGCAGTGTGATAGGGTGTTCATGAGCTGAGTAATTAGCGTAGGCCAGATGGCTTAAATATAGCCTAGGGTCTCTATGAGCATTCCCCAAATCACTATGGCACCAGACTCAGAATTATAAAAAGGTCAGAGCAGCCTTTCAGTTGGAGAAAGTAGCACCAACATCTCATTGTGTGCCCACACACATCCCAGTACCAGGAGCTGATGCTCAGCTGGTATTCCAGTGTGAAATGTACATGTTTAGAGTAGATGCCCTTTCTGATGGATTAACATCATACACTGTAGTTAATACTTATAGAATCACAATGGCCTCTATCACGTCGGGCTCTGTTCCATGGCTCAAAAGCAAGAGCTGCAATATTTGTAACTGATGTTGTTTGAGACCTGAGATGAGTGTATTGGCTTTACCTTGGTGCCTGTAACATTGCTCTATTATAACACAGTGTGTACTCGGCATCTCCATTGGGCCACTCTGCCAATAAGTGTTGCTCGCTGAAGCTTCAGCCAGCTTCTCTGACATGCTCTGCCCCAAAATAGGCTCGTATGGACAGCTGCTACTCCGTCctttttattaaaagattttCCATCCCTATTGCTTGAAATCTGTTTGGATAAACCCCGATGTATCTGTTTTCATGCATTAGTTCATTCAGATCATGATAAAACAAGTTTTCTACCCATTCTGTTAAAGTTTTGCTGTATATAATGAAAACTTCTGCGGATTGGATAGGATTAGAAAAAAGTGTTTGATTCATGGGAAACTGAGCACGGTGTTGAATTTTGCAGATAGTGAAGCTTACTATCTTCAAAGAAGCCTTTTTGTTCCCCCCTAGTGTCTCCTCTATCCcatgagtctttttttctttttttgtatctttGACCTTGGCCATTCCAGAGCTACCTATATTAATGAAACtgctgagtgtgtgtgttggCAACCTTCCTCAGCATTAAGTTGCACAGAAGCATTAACGTGTTTTAAGTAGGTTCATTTAATCTATGTAAGtggttttaaagtttttttttaaaaatcttttcatagAGTCGtcactggatgttgtttttgtgGTGACTTTACCAGTGGAGGTCTGCCCACATCAGGTGTGCTGGCCCCTGTACATACGTTCAAGGTGCCCCTTAGCTGGACACAGACTACCTTGTAAGGGTGCTTGGGTTAGGTTAGGGAGAGATGCCAGGCTGGAGGTAGGTGGCACTTTTCCAGTTGCAGGTTATAATCCATTCCAttcctttcctcatttctttttcatttttaaaagcttatcaCTTCAAGATCATAGCCTTCTCTCCCATTCTAGACAGCATTGGAGAAAAGATACCATTGTgcatctatttattttatatacctaCCAATGCAATGGATCATCTTTAAAATCAACTTACACTTTATAACAGACTACATTTAAATAGACTGGGATTCTACATAAGTAAGACACTTAAAAGTTTAGAATTATATTTGTTGAATCTCACTTTTGCTGATTCAGTTAACTTTactcatagaaaaaggaaaaaagcagactTGAGGTCCAACTCTGGAAGGCACGTTTACACTTATAGCAGATGCTGGCAAGCCTGTCTCTCAGACACCTCCAAGCCTAGACTTGGTTCTGACTCAAGACTCCCCTTGATCTCCCCCACTTCCTGTAGCCATCGTCGCAGTGTGGCTTGCACCGGACGCAAAGGCAGTCTGTCCCACCTTCTGGATTCCAAGTTTAAAAGGAATTCAGCTCCTGGGCCTGTACTCAGAGAAGTGACTTTTGGAGCTGACATTGATGACCAGATAACATCAGTATTCCCTCTGAGCTTCTGGGG
This window contains:
- the LCOR gene encoding ligand-dependent corepressor isoform X7 translates to MVKLCTHHQKQFIRVLNDLYTESQPASEDLQSSDSGTMDASTCDAGCAQLSTRHTEKDALCLNMKSSTSVDLPIDSAGSHSPPHLTEQALKEPPPETNSVDGTEKTLTVVQKDSSELPTTKPNSMDNSTLGYLTAPNSSSLNFHRISKNLEGQTTEQEQDTDVKICEDGKDHVQSAALVENLIAVKAAAENNEESNSCIVSQRNSFKALSEEAWDSGFIGNSPRTADKENALQCSSKTPLRQDLEACEQDSRPKQENHLHSLGRNKMGYHLQPSDKGQFDHSKDGWLAPSPMPPVHKTSNGHSRTKMISTSIKTARKSKRASGLRINDYDNQCDVVYISQPITECHFENQRSILSSRKTARKSTRGYFFNGDCCELPTVRTLAKNLHSQEKASCSTVASEAVVTPKQTLVTSAPQPTVEVEHPREDKPEEPSKETTPLTEGDRDASPEKASQEPEVCPVTNNANPSGSPTSKETAACSPEWPLPAHLPEEDPPEGSSMVSAPMGSEMSSPGRDQQPVELLSTEEMSVPRDCPLLPTTESISEGGSDDVAPRPGSPPETAEREESPLCSENQSPSAVLDPPMSPGKAEEEPSVATEAETEDTQELDTDPLSKESSTLTNENPSEIEESEAAGGTGKLEGEDGDVKHPSEKDACDQNTESPEENLDKKKKGRKLPEASDRCLRSQLADSSSAERCLKNQSSDSSSPSADVKVSKSSGAKRSKKEGYPVGTTPESLLTEGFHTKAPEDTENPIVNESTPEKENIPEKDAEQEVEVGGVITRQTFKNMLVKEVKGEEGSIFPSSDPLATVGQPLPGEKLEIYVESKLGENSTQEPSESIPCTFPEESQGKPGPVPAQETEEAVNEIDSADSQHKDGDSDDVPSSTLGSSGSGNDDTAVPPKWAPRLTRLTSSTYNLRHTHSLDSLDTIKVTSEKEAAQGNPIPKENAASESGDPVDEGDVDTVVDEQPKFVEWCAEEENQELIANFNAQYMKVQKGWIQLEKEAQPTPRARNKSDKLKEIWKSKKRSRKCRGSLEVQKFSPVQMLFMTNFKLSNVCKWFLETTETRSLVIVKKLNTRLPGDIPPVKHPLQKYPPSSLYPSSLQAERLKKHLKKFPGATPAKNNWKTQKLWAKFRENPDQVEPEDGSDMSLSPSPEESVEEVKEGRSSHPPTNSPTPASTRILRKYSNIRGKLRAQQRLIKNEKVESPFGPAVESKQSCKSVCINPLMSPKLALQVGADGFPIKPKSTDGTKARKGKQVPEVLPKAEVQNKRKRTEGSSTQDRKDKGPAMKSSKERHVDGSTRISAAKKPATRDRSSQLPRKTASKENKVKIPKKSPGKSCPPSRREKENANKRPTQSSASDPVTKSAKQKGAGESSSRPQKATNRKQSSGKTRARPSTKTPENSVAQRKRKLKAKLDSSHSKRRRLDAK